In the Helianthus annuus cultivar XRQ/B chromosome 11, HanXRQr2.0-SUNRISE, whole genome shotgun sequence genome, one interval contains:
- the LOC110891245 gene encoding probable LRR receptor-like serine/threonine-protein kinase At1g67720 codes for METDLFFFLLLLFFVLVLSFDLTTAQIPGFISFDCGGQSNFTDNLGLDWTPDSQIIYGITTNISVTNETRQQYQTVRYFPADNRKYCYTLDVKSRTRYLIRATFLYGNFDNNNVYPKFDISMGPTRWATIVISDANVIESQELIFLASEPTVSVCLSNATTGQPFISTLELRPFNGSIYLTPFENQFFLGVSARINFGAENEDPIRYPDDPFDRIWESDLVKKANYLVDVAAGTDRISTNLPIDTRKDEQPPEKVMQTAVVGRNGTLTYRMNLDGFPGYGWAYTYFAEIEDLDPTETRKFRLVLPGAPELTKAVVNIQENAQGTHRLYEPGFENISLPFVLSFKFGKTYDSTQGPLVNAIEISRYLKISDGSFDGAVAASLVSGYMSLDWAQEGGDPCLPVAWSWVECSSDSEPKIISVKLSGKNLTGSIPSELTKLTSLEQLWLDGNALTGPIPDFTGCPNLKIIHLENNQLSGDLPSSLADLPNLSQLYVQNNLLTGEVSSGLLNKNIVLNYTGNAGLNKGSNGGRRNRNIIIGVVIGASALFLGFLTSCLLLRKRKKYSKTEPKRGMPVTTNAATEAAQSFTLSELRNATKNFENKVGSGGYGTVYYGKLNDGREIAVKILENNNVYQGKKEFANEVSLLSRIHHRNLVQFLGFCQEEGKDILVYEFMHNGTLKEHLYGPLARERGIKWLKRLEIAEESAKGIEYLHTGCVPSIIHRDLKTSNILLDKNMRAKVSDFGLSKLAIDGTSHVSSIVRGTVGYLDPEYYISNRLTDKTDIYSFGVILLELISGQEAISNVNFGINCRNIVQWAKMHIENGDIQGIIDPALGNEYDIQSMWKIAEKALMCVQPHGNMRPSMSEVIKEIQDAILIEKGVETAAARERSSGEVSRHSILNMGSLDLMANGQDLSIDESFTRPGAR; via the exons ATGGAGACTGATCTTTTCTTCTTCTTGTTACTCTTGTTCTTTGTTCTTGTTCTCAGTTTTGACCTTACCACTGCTCAGATTCCAG GTTTTATAAGTTTTGACTGTGGTGGTCAAAGCAATTTTACAGACAATCTCGGCCTTGACTGGACTCCCGATAGTCAAATCATTTACGGGATCACAACTAACATCTCAGTCACAAACGAAACAAGACAACAATATCAAACCGTCAGATATTTTCCAGCAGATAACAGAAAATATTGTTACACACTTGACGTTAAAAGCAGGACTAGGTACCTCATTAGAGCAACATTCTTGTACGGCAATTTCGATAACAATAACGTGTACCCGAAGTTCGACATTTCCATGGGACCCACTCGTTGGGCTACGATCGTCATTTCCGACGCTAACGTTATCGAGTCTCAAGAACTAATCTTTTTGGCTTCTGAACCGACTGTGAGTGTCTGTTTATCGAATGCTACAACCGGGCAGCCGTTTATTTCTACGCTCGAGCTCCGGCCGTTTAACGGGTCGATTTACCTTACACCGTTTGAAAACCAGTTCTTTCTTGGTGTGTCTGCAAGAATCAACTTCGGTGCGGAAAACGAAGATCCGATCAGGTACCCGGATGACCCGTTTGATAGAATATGGGAATCGGATTTGGTAAAAAAAGCGAATTATCTTGTCGACGTGGCTGCGGGAACCGATAGAATATCGACAAATTTACCAATCGATACCCGAAAAGACGAGCAGCCACCGGAGAAAGTTATGCAGACAGCTGTCGTGGGAAGAAACGGAACGTTGACTTATCGCATGAATTTGGACGGGTTTCCGGGATACGGTTGGGCGTATACTTACTTCGCTGAAATCGAAGATTTGGATCCCACCGAGACTAGAAAGTTCCGGTTGGTTCTTCCCGGAGCACCGGAACTCACTAAAGCGGTTGTTAATATCCAAGAAAACGCTCAGGGGACGCACCGTTTGTACGAGCCAGGATTTGAAAACATATCGCTTCCATTTGTTTTGTCTTTTAAGTTTGGGAAAACGTATGATTCTACTCAAGGGCCTCTTGTTAATGCAATTGAGATTAGTAGATATTTGAAAATAAGTGACGGGTCTTTCGATG GAGCGGTGGCTGCGAGTTTAGTATCGGGTTACATGTCGTTGGATTGGGCTCAAGAAGGTGGTGATCCGTGTTTGCCGGTTGCGTGGTCGTGGGTGGAGTGTAGTTCCGACAGTGAACCGAAGATTATCTCAGt AAAATTGTCTGGCAAGAACTTGACCGGAAGCATTCCTTCGGAATTGACCAAGTTGACCAGCTTAGAACAGTT GTGGCTTGATGGGAATGCACTCACGGGTCCGATTCCTGATTTTACCGGATGCCCAAATTTAAAGATCAT ACATCTGGAGAACAATCAGCTGAGTGGCGACTTGCCGTCCTCATTAGCTGACCTGCCTAACTTAAGTCAACT GTATGTACAAAATAACTTGTTAACCGGAGAAGTCTCGTCCGGTCTTCTGAACAAGAATATAGTGTTAAA cTACACGGGAAATGCCGGTCTTAACAAAGGAAGTAACGGAGGGAGACGGAATAGAAACATAATTATTGGCGTCGTGATCGGGGCTTCTGCCCTTTTCTTAGGGTTCTTAACTTCGTGTCTACTCCTTCGCAAACGAAAGAAATATTCCAAAACAG AGCCCAAACGCGGCATGCCTGTTACGACCAATGCAGCAACGGAAGCTGCTCAAAGCTTCACATTATCTGAACTACGAAACGCCACAAAGAATTTCGAAAACAAAGTTGGCTCGGGAGGATACGGCACCGTTTATTACGGAAAATTAAATGACGGAAGGGAAATTGCCGTCAAAATACTTGAAAATAATAATGTTTATCAGGGCAAGAAAGAGTTTGCAAATGAG GTGAGCCTTCTTTCGCGAATCCATCATAGAAACCTAGTACAGTTTCTAGGCTTTTGCCAAGAAGAAGGGAAGGATATTCTTGTTTACGAGTTCATGCATAATGGAACACTCAAAGAACATCTATACG GACCTTTGGCTAGGGAACGAGGGATTAAATGGCTCAAGCGACTCGAGATTGCCGAAGAGTCTGCCAAAG GGATTGAGTACCTTCATACTGGTTGTGTCCCTTCCATCATTCATAGAGACTTGAAAACAAGCAACATTCTTCTTGATAAGAACATGAGGGCTAAAGTATCCGATTTTGGCCTCTCGAAGCTTGCAATTGATGGGACTTCACATGTATCAAGCATCGTTCGTGGCACCGTTGGCTATCTTGATCCTGA GTACTATATTTCAAACCGATTAACAGACAAAACCGATATCTATAGTTTTGGGGTCATCCTTCTCGAACTAATCTCGGGTCAAGAAGCGATTTCAAACGTAAACTTTGGTATAAATTGCCGTAACATCGTTCAATGG GCGAAGATGCATATAGAGAATGGGGACATTCAAGGAATCATTGATCCAGCGCTCGGTAATGAATACGACATCCAATCAATGTGGAAGATAGCCGAAAAAGCTTTGATGTGTGTGCAACCGCACGGGAACATGAGACCTTCGATGTCTGAAGTTATTAAGGAAATACAAGACGCGATCTTGATAGAAAAGGGAGTGGAAACGGCTGCTGCACGAGAACGCAGTTCTGGTGAAGTATCAAGGCATTCCATTTTGAACATGGGATCGCTTGATCTAATGGCTAACGGTCAAGATTTGTCGATTGATGAGTCGTTTACTCGACCTGGTGCACGTTAA